The Desulforegula conservatrix Mb1Pa genome segment GACATTCCGCCTGTATGTTTTGCGGCCTGGACAAGCTGAAGATATCCGGCCTTGTGAAGATGAAAAACATATGATCTGGCATCTTCGGAGTCTACTGGGCTTTCCTCAAGCGACGCGGCCATGGCCAGCTCGTCAGCATCAAATATTTTCAGGATTCGCATGGTGCGCCACATCTGGTCTCTTTTTGATCCCTGTGTGATTGAGCTGCCGTCCCTTCTTACCCTCGGAGCTTCGCGGCCTATATCTTTTACAAGTTCGAAAACGTGGGGCGATTTGTCTGTGGCCGTCTTTTTTATGTAACCAGCGGTTTCAAATCCGCTGAGATACCACCGAACACTGCTCAGATCTTCAAGGCTTGTGGCGTTCAGGATACTGACACTTGTGAATGTCCGCTGCTCCCTGATGGCGTTCCATACGCTTTGCCGTGTATCAGCAGAGATTCTTTCTGAAGGAGTCATATGATCCTCCTTGCCGGAGCCTCACCTGTGTAAAGCTGGCGGTCTCCCCATTCCTTGAGGCCAATTTCCGAAAGCCCGGTTCCCATTGCCTCGTCTTCTATTCTTGAAAGATTCACGCAGATTCGTCTGACAGATCCTTTCGCGGCCTTTGTAACGGTTTCGAGCAGATCATCCTTAACCTTGACCTTGCGGCAGTAGAATGAAGCCAGGAGCTTTGTGTCCTGCATGTCTGCTGGCTGGGTGTATGCCCATTCAAGAATTCTTCCGTGAAAGCGCTCCCATTTTTTCAGTTTCTGGGGCATCATTTCCTCGCCGATCAGAAGAATAGGAGCCTTGCTGCCTTCATAGATATCCCTGACGATTTCAACAGCCGACCTGTTAACGATATGATCCATTTCGTCTATGATGAGCGGCCTGCCTGAAAGAGCCAGTTGTTCTGATATCTGCTCTGTAAGTTTGTAAATAGGCCCTGCTGCGGGAATGCCCATCTGGAGCATGATTGCTTCAAGAAGCGCTCTTTTTGTCCAGCTGGATTTGCATTCGACATAATAGGCCCTGTATTTGTTGGCCGCGTATGACGCGGCCATGCTTTTGCCCATGCCGCTCGGCCCTGAAAAAGAAACCATTCTCGGCAGATGATCAGGGCTGTTCATGGCCCGTTCAAGCGCCTTCATGCACAGGGCCACGTTCCTGAGCGGAGCAGTGGTCTTGACTTGACTCATTTCCTGTGTCACATTGTCCTCCAAATTGGTTGGTTAGTTGTATTTTTAAGGCCCGGTTGTGTTGCTGCACTCCGGGCCTTGCTTTTTATAATCCGCTGGCCATGATCTTTTCGGCATCCTCATCCATCATCCGGCACGCTCTGTAATCCGCTGTTGACGGGTAATATTCGTGGAATCTTGTGAGCCTTTCTGAAAATTTTTCTCCTGCACTGATCGCTGAATCCAGATGCTTCCAGAACTCCCATTTTTCGAACATATCATCAGGAATTTCCTCAGACTGAATCGAAGTTTCAAGTTTTGGCAGGGCTTGATCTGATGCCATATCTGTCTGAAGCTGCGCCCTCATGTCTTCAATTTCAGGTGAAGATTCTGGGGAAGGAAGCGCATCATTTGCTCTCAAGCCTGTTTCGGCCTGGATTTCATCCACCTTTTTCAAGGCTGTTTTCATTCTGCCGATTCCACGCTTTTCAAGTGCCTGCTCGTGCATTGAAACAGGGAAGAAGGCCTTTTTGTTCCGGTTCCATTCAGGAATCGCGATCAGTCTTTCATCATGGTCATAGACCCAGACCTTTGAAGGATCGTGGACGTCATATTCAACAATCACCTGCATTCCGTGGTAATGCTCAAGGCGTTTGTCGAAGTAGATATTGCTGCCGACATTGATTTCTGCCCTGTTGGTTTTCCGCTCGATCCGTGGACGTTTCAGGGAGATATATTCCTCTTCGGAAATCATGTCCGGACGCCAGCCCTGGTCAAGATACTGCTGCCATCTTTCAGCCGGAGTCATGTGGCGTTTTCTGCCAGACTCAGAATCCGTGATCTTCGGAAGCGTTGAATGATGATGGTAATAATTGTACCAGGTCTGAAATTGAGCCATGAAATCAAGAAAATCAGCCCAAGCTATGGTGATGTCGCTCTTGCCTTTTTCCCGGACATCCTTGTCCATGGCCAGATAAACCGAGCGTTCAACATCCTTACTCATACCCTTGCCGCGAAAGGTTTCAAGCAGCCTTGCCCAGTTGATTACATTCTTGTTAAAGGATTCGATTCCGCCGCGTCCCTGGGGATTTCCGGGTCTGCCTGTTTTGTGAAGAACACCGAGGCGCTCGAAAAGGCCTGT includes the following:
- a CDS encoding AAA family ATPase, coding for MTQEMSQVKTTAPLRNVALCMKALERAMNSPDHLPRMVSFSGPSGMGKSMAASYAANKYRAYYVECKSSWTKRALLEAIMLQMGIPAAGPIYKLTEQISEQLALSGRPLIIDEMDHIVNRSAVEIVRDIYEGSKAPILLIGEEMMPQKLKKWERFHGRILEWAYTQPADMQDTKLLASFYCRKVKVKDDLLETVTKAAKGSVRRICVNLSRIEDEAMGTGLSEIGLKEWGDRQLYTGEAPARRII
- a CDS encoding Mu transposase C-terminal domain-containing protein; translation: FLQNHPKSQRQGIIDLLVMQTQGTLPAYLSEIIASANNRSGSNGERGLSERTLKRWASDYAKYGYMGIVPESPNKEVAIPAWAAEFLTLYRKPSKPAINFVLELMAYTGCDNIPSYDQARRFVKNFSRLDIERGRKSPKELRSQKGFVRRSNDGFMPMDIVQMDGHSFKAKVRHPFHGRPFIPEICLAVDNVTKMVIGWSVGLAESAQTVGDCVRHMVTLNDKKPYGGIPAILYTDNGAGNEGKEMTSDMTGLFERLGVLHKTGRPGNPQGRGGIESFNKNVINWARLLETFRGKGMSKDVERSVYLAMDKDVREKGKSDITIAWADFLDFMAQFQTWYNYYHHHSTLPKITDSESGRKRHMTPAERWQQYLDQGWRPDMISEEEYISLKRPRIERKTNRAEINVGSNIYFDKRLEHYHGMQVIVEYDVHDPSKVWVYDHDERLIAIPEWNRNKKAFFPVSMHEQALEKRGIGRMKTALKKVDEIQAETGLRANDALPSPESSPEIEDMRAQLQTDMASDQALPKLETSIQSEEIPDDMFEKWEFWKHLDSAISAGEKFSERLTRFHEYYPSTADYRACRMMDEDAEKIMASGL